GGCAGGAGGTAGCCCAAAAGACTTTGCAGCAATCGATAACAACAACCTGATGTGGCGGTATTTTCGTGTACAAGCTAACCTGGTCGAAAATCTGCCCCTGTATTTAGGAGTCGTTTTCCTCTTAACGGTGAGAGGGATATCTGGAGGCGTAATCGATCTACTCGTTGGCGTCTACATCTCATTCCGACTCTTACACTCCATTATTCACATCATAGGTGCTGATCCAAACCTACGAATATTGAGCTTGGCAATTCAGTTTAGTTGCTTAATTGGTTTGATCGTTCTGGCAATCCTCTAATCAACTTCTATAGCTGGATTCAACCTGGTTAGGATAGGGGGTGGGTGCATCTGACGGTTAGGGGAGTGACGGTTAAAACCGCAGCTACCAGAATAAACCTGCCTCCGCTATTTCATTGTTTGTAGCCGTAGCCACATTCGATGGGGCGAGTCAGAAAGCTCTCCCAGTATCAAGGTTTGAGCCATTGCCTTTGCCTTAAGCTTTC
The nucleotide sequence above comes from Oscillatoria sp. FACHB-1407. Encoded proteins:
- a CDS encoding MAPEG family protein — its product is MQIEQYAGLAIAQQLSIQPMTVPLWGLVIFILWTIASVILLLAVRLRHLAAGGSPKDFAAIDNNNLMWRYFRVQANLVENLPLYLGVVFLLTVRGISGGVIDLLVGVYISFRLLHSIIHIIGADPNLRILSLAIQFSCLIGLIVLAIL